A stretch of the Massilia varians genome encodes the following:
- the nuoI gene encoding NADH-quinone oxidoreductase subunit NuoI has product MNRIKEIVGSLMLSELFKGLALTGKYALSRKITVQYPEEKTPMSNRFRGLHALRRYPNGEERCIACKLCEAVCPAMAITIESAQREDGTRRTTRYDIDLTKCIFCGFCEESCPVDSIVETHVLEYHGEKRGDLYYTKEMLLAVGDRYENDIAAAREADAKYR; this is encoded by the coding sequence ATGAATCGGATTAAAGAAATCGTCGGCAGCCTGATGCTGTCCGAACTCTTCAAGGGCCTGGCCCTGACCGGCAAGTATGCGCTGTCGCGCAAGATCACGGTCCAGTACCCGGAAGAGAAGACCCCGATGTCGAACCGCTTCCGCGGCCTGCACGCCCTGCGTCGCTACCCCAACGGGGAAGAGCGCTGCATCGCCTGCAAGCTGTGCGAGGCAGTGTGCCCGGCAATGGCGATCACCATCGAATCGGCGCAGCGCGAGGACGGCACCCGCCGCACCACGCGCTACGACATCGACCTGACCAAGTGCATCTTCTGCGGCTTCTGCGAAGAATCCTGCCCGGTCGACTCGATCGTCGAGACCCACGTGCTGGAATACCACGGCGAAAAGCGTGGCGATCTCTACTACACCAAAGAGATGCTGCTGGCCGTCGGTGACCGCTACGAAAACGACATCGCCGCCGCCCGCGAAGCGGACGCGAAGTACCGATAA